In one Limosilactobacillus oris genomic region, the following are encoded:
- a CDS encoding helix-turn-helix domain-containing protein — protein MKVDKSNHDVYLFNSDRPFHHYASGQLVLGGEEASKLFELGDAYELLICAGGQCRVSWEQQEQVLKRGSCLLVAPHTRLELVGVEAPVTCYWIQFFPKDSEERVAYQHVADAIRDRYDLGRLANNVILPQYYQIREFNRINTMCLQTLLLIRGNYYTEALPSYAITELMLEITNDFITGLHHLTRANPKATEIIDWLSSHLDADLTVRGLADHFEMNYRYVSRLIKKETGMTASRLILQKKLDIACGLLLKSNLPLKLIADQSYFNDEKYFLRCFKKQLGQTPTQYRQQYMDDFLLNDTRTREARR, from the coding sequence GTGAAAGTGGACAAAAGTAACCATGACGTATACCTCTTTAATAGTGACCGGCCATTCCACCATTATGCTTCGGGCCAACTAGTCCTCGGTGGGGAAGAGGCGTCCAAACTCTTTGAACTGGGTGACGCCTATGAATTGCTAATCTGTGCTGGTGGTCAATGCCGGGTGAGCTGGGAGCAGCAAGAGCAGGTGCTCAAGCGGGGCAGCTGTCTGCTAGTGGCGCCCCATACCCGGCTGGAGCTAGTGGGGGTCGAGGCCCCAGTTACCTGTTACTGGATTCAGTTTTTCCCTAAGGATAGTGAAGAACGGGTTGCCTACCAGCACGTTGCGGATGCAATCCGTGACCGTTACGATTTGGGACGGCTGGCAAATAACGTGATTTTGCCCCAGTATTATCAAATTCGGGAATTTAACCGGATCAATACGATGTGTTTGCAGACCCTCCTGCTGATTCGCGGGAACTACTATACGGAAGCACTGCCGTCGTATGCGATTACTGAGCTGATGCTTGAAATTACCAATGACTTTATTACGGGGCTGCACCATTTAACACGGGCCAACCCTAAGGCGACAGAGATTATTGACTGGCTGAGCAGTCACCTGGATGCCGATTTGACGGTTCGGGGATTGGCCGACCATTTTGAAATGAACTATCGGTACGTCAGCCGTCTGATTAAAAAGGAGACCGGAATGACGGCTTCCCGGCTGATTTTGCAGAAAAAGCTGGACATTGCCTGCGGGCTCCTCTTGAAGTCAAACCTGCCCCTCAAGCTAATTGCGGATCAGTCGTACTTCAATGATGAAAAGTATTTTTTGCGTTGTTTTAAAAAGCAGCTGGGCCAAACGCCGACCCAGTATCGGCAGCAGTACATGGACGACTTTCTCCTGAATGATACTAGGACCCGTGAGGCAAGGCGGTAG
- a CDS encoding SLC45 family MFS transporter: MNKQKTKQVNLDAGLPDLSKWVIFSITFGFLGINMGFSLQSSQMSRIFQSIGANPNSLGFFFIFPGLMGMIGQPLIGKYSDRTWNRFERRMPYLLFGAPIAALVLLMLPFSGSLGFGYGSMAAMVFAAFAVCFMDLFNNICMQPFRMIVGDMVNNKQKNFAWSLQQIFFNGGGILASLLPFIFTACGMHNTAKRGVVPDTVIYAYVVAAAVLLITSMWTVFNVKEYDPQTYAKYHGINPQDNQKSVSLWHLTKVAPRAFWELCLVQFFSWVGIMYVWTYATGTLAKNVWHTTDPTSAGFQAAGNWYGVLTAILSIAGICWGFLYSHAKTTTRKKWYATGLVLGGIGLVMVSLVHSQWLTVLAFILFGICYFTIHTLPFTLLTSSLNGENEGAYIGLFNIGICLPQIVASLLSFVIFPLVGHSQPMMMLIAGLSLFCAAIAVRGVHEGVAVKG; the protein is encoded by the coding sequence ATGAATAAGCAAAAGACGAAACAAGTCAACCTCGACGCCGGCCTGCCCGACCTCTCAAAATGGGTCATCTTTTCCATTACCTTTGGCTTTCTCGGAATCAACATGGGTTTCTCACTCCAAAGCTCTCAAATGAGCCGGATTTTCCAGTCGATCGGGGCCAACCCGAATAGCCTCGGCTTCTTCTTCATCTTTCCCGGGCTAATGGGAATGATTGGCCAGCCATTGATTGGGAAGTACTCTGACCGGACTTGGAACCGCTTTGAACGGCGGATGCCCTACCTCCTGTTTGGGGCACCGATTGCGGCCCTGGTCCTGCTAATGCTGCCGTTCTCTGGCTCCCTCGGCTTCGGCTACGGTTCGATGGCCGCAATGGTCTTTGCTGCCTTTGCCGTCTGCTTCATGGACCTCTTCAACAACATCTGTATGCAGCCCTTCCGGATGATCGTCGGTGACATGGTGAACAACAAGCAGAAGAACTTCGCCTGGTCCCTCCAGCAAATCTTCTTCAACGGTGGGGGCATCCTGGCCTCCCTGCTGCCCTTTATCTTCACCGCTTGTGGAATGCACAATACGGCGAAGCGGGGAGTAGTACCGGATACCGTTATCTACGCTTACGTGGTCGCGGCGGCCGTCCTGCTGATTACCAGTATGTGGACCGTCTTCAACGTTAAGGAATACGATCCCCAGACCTACGCTAAGTATCACGGGATCAACCCCCAGGACAACCAAAAGTCCGTCAGCCTCTGGCATCTCACGAAGGTCGCTCCCCGGGCCTTTTGGGAACTCTGTCTGGTACAGTTTTTCAGCTGGGTCGGCATCATGTATGTTTGGACTTACGCCACCGGCACCCTCGCGAAAAACGTCTGGCACACGACTGACCCGACCAGCGCCGGCTTTCAAGCGGCCGGCAACTGGTACGGAGTCCTCACCGCCATTCTTAGTATCGCCGGAATCTGCTGGGGCTTCCTCTACTCCCATGCCAAGACGACGACGCGGAAAAAGTGGTACGCCACCGGCCTCGTGCTCGGCGGAATTGGCCTGGTAATGGTCTCCCTGGTCCACAGCCAGTGGCTGACTGTACTGGCCTTCATTCTCTTTGGAATCTGCTACTTTACGATCCACACCCTGCCGTTTACCCTCCTGACCTCTTCGCTCAACGGTGAAAACGAAGGTGCCTACATCGGTCTTTTTAACATCGGCATTTGCCTCCCGCAAATCGTGGCGTCCCTGCTCAGTTTCGTCATCTTCCCGTTAGTTGGTCACAGCCAGCCGATGATGATGCTGATTGCCGGCCTCTCGCTCTTTTGTGCCGCCATCGCGGTCCGGGGAGTTCACGAGGGGGTCGCTGTCAAAGGTTAA
- a CDS encoding TIM-barrel domain-containing protein has protein sequence MAVIKKAANGLYWEHAAEQVLIQPWGKDSLRFRVTKNSHFTPDQDWALAYSKEHTGSYDQIKLDEEANSCAISNGNITASINRFGWLTITNQDGKVLLEERWQVKPGGKKTSPLGIPGRELKPIIGGDYQATLRLEAFDDEKIYGMGQRQEKQLNYKGCILELAQRNTQATVPFVLSNRGYGFLWNNPAIGQVTFANNETKWEARDTDQLDFWVTAADSPAQTVENYTAATGKVPMMPKFASGFWQCKLRYKTQEELLKVAHEYKDKGLPINVIVIDFFHWPNQGEWKFDPKYWPDPKGMVDELKQIGIKLMVSIWPTVDVNSENYDEMNDKGYLVRSERMYQDSYHFMGNETFFDATNPGARKYVWDKAKQNYYDNGVRMFWLDEAEPEYGFMYDFDHFRYYQGPALKLSNVYPLEYAKAFYEGQKAAGQKDIVNLVRCVWAGSQKYGVVLWSGDVHSTFESLQKQVVAGLNAGLSGISWWTTDIGGFTGGNVHDPQFHELLTRWFQFRTFCPVMRLHGFREPAEQTIEHADRMFNQPFGSGAFNEIYKYPRPTYEILRKYLFMREAIRPYVMEQMKEAHTDGTPVMRPLFYDFAKDGQTWDISDEYMFGPDVLVAPILHAGQTKRDVYLPASEDWIDVNTKQTYHGGQTVTVDCPIDTLPLFTRASHPLDSLLNFTVPAEKD, from the coding sequence ATGGCAGTAATTAAAAAAGCAGCAAATGGTTTGTACTGGGAGCACGCTGCCGAGCAGGTTCTCATCCAGCCGTGGGGTAAGGACAGCCTGCGTTTCCGGGTAACTAAAAACAGTCACTTTACACCCGACCAAGACTGGGCACTAGCCTATTCTAAGGAACACACTGGCAGCTACGACCAAATTAAACTCGACGAAGAAGCCAACAGCTGTGCGATCAGCAATGGCAACATCACCGCCAGCATCAACCGCTTTGGCTGGTTAACCATCACCAACCAGGATGGCAAAGTCCTCTTGGAAGAGCGCTGGCAGGTCAAACCGGGTGGCAAAAAGACCAGTCCCCTCGGCATCCCCGGCCGGGAGCTCAAACCGATTATCGGTGGGGACTACCAGGCAACTCTGCGCTTGGAGGCCTTTGACGACGAAAAAATTTACGGAATGGGGCAGCGGCAGGAAAAGCAGCTCAACTACAAGGGTTGCATCCTTGAACTTGCCCAGCGGAATACCCAGGCAACCGTTCCCTTTGTCCTCTCCAACCGGGGTTACGGCTTCCTGTGGAATAATCCCGCAATCGGTCAGGTCACCTTTGCCAATAACGAAACTAAGTGGGAAGCTCGGGACACCGACCAGCTTGACTTCTGGGTAACGGCCGCGGACTCACCAGCCCAAACTGTCGAAAACTACACGGCCGCCACCGGGAAGGTCCCGATGATGCCGAAATTTGCCAGCGGCTTTTGGCAATGCAAACTGCGGTACAAGACCCAGGAAGAGCTGCTGAAGGTGGCCCACGAGTATAAGGACAAGGGCCTGCCCATCAACGTAATCGTCATTGACTTCTTCCACTGGCCTAATCAGGGTGAATGGAAGTTTGACCCCAAGTATTGGCCAGATCCAAAGGGGATGGTCGACGAGCTAAAGCAGATAGGGATCAAGCTGATGGTTTCCATCTGGCCGACCGTCGACGTCAACAGTGAAAACTATGACGAGATGAACGACAAGGGCTACCTCGTTCGGTCCGAGCGGATGTACCAGGATTCTTACCACTTCATGGGCAACGAAACCTTCTTCGACGCCACTAATCCGGGTGCCCGCAAGTACGTCTGGGACAAGGCCAAGCAAAACTACTACGACAATGGCGTGCGGATGTTCTGGCTCGACGAAGCGGAACCGGAGTACGGTTTCATGTACGACTTCGACCACTTCCGCTACTACCAGGGTCCCGCCCTCAAGCTCAGCAACGTCTACCCGCTTGAATATGCCAAGGCCTTTTATGAGGGTCAGAAGGCCGCCGGACAAAAAGACATCGTGAACCTCGTCCGCTGTGTCTGGGCCGGCAGCCAAAAGTACGGGGTCGTCCTCTGGTCTGGTGACGTCCACTCGACCTTTGAGTCGCTGCAAAAGCAGGTGGTCGCTGGGCTAAACGCGGGCTTATCTGGCATTTCCTGGTGGACTACCGATATCGGTGGTTTTACCGGTGGCAACGTTCATGACCCGCAATTCCACGAACTGCTGACCCGCTGGTTCCAATTCAGGACCTTCTGCCCGGTCATGCGCCTGCATGGATTCCGGGAGCCCGCAGAACAGACGATTGAACACGCCGACCGGATGTTTAACCAGCCATTTGGCAGCGGGGCCTTTAACGAAATCTATAAGTACCCGCGGCCAACCTACGAAATCCTACGCAAGTACCTCTTCATGCGGGAAGCCATTCGCCCGTACGTCATGGAGCAGATGAAGGAAGCCCACACAGACGGCACGCCAGTCATGCGGCCCCTCTTCTATGACTTCGCTAAGGACGGCCAGACCTGGGATATTTCGGACGAGTACATGTTTGGCCCAGACGTTTTGGTTGCCCCAATTCTTCACGCTGGTCAGACCAAGCGAGATGTTTACCTGCCAGCGAGTGAGGACTGGATTGATGTCAACACTAAGCAGACCTACCATGGCGGCCAGACCGTCACCGTTGATTGCCCAATTGACACCCTGCCCCTCTTTACCCGTGCTAGTCATCCCCTCGACAGTTTGCTCAACTTCACCGTTCCTGCTGAAAAGGACTAG
- a CDS encoding winged helix-turn-helix transcriptional regulator, which translates to MAKAIDNCPIDHTLQQIAGKWKGPIIMMLLEHPNCRFNELEKLLPACSRRMLALQLRELVAAGIIAKKVTATVPVQTSYSLTPRGQQLRPVIEGMQEWGQRG; encoded by the coding sequence GTGGCCAAAGCAATTGATAACTGCCCGATTGATCATACTCTGCAGCAGATTGCTGGTAAGTGGAAGGGACCAATCATCATGATGCTGCTGGAACATCCGAATTGTCGTTTTAACGAATTAGAAAAATTGTTGCCAGCTTGTTCCCGGCGGATGCTGGCCTTGCAACTGAGAGAGCTCGTTGCAGCGGGGATTATTGCAAAGAAGGTGACGGCTACCGTGCCGGTCCAAACTAGCTACTCGCTGACGCCCCGGGGCCAGCAGTTGCGGCCGGTTATTGAGGGAATGCAGGAGTGGGGACAGCGAGGTTAG
- a CDS encoding matrixin family metalloprotease: MKIIKRHHFLLSLFYCGLFIWLIALYQGSPAFQQTVNSVVGRAQLFTQQQVNHLLGKKVAVKQQNSSQAESKGTVTDGRWPENSTTIYIDLSNPTLRAATTKAIDQWNQTGAFTFRRVQSKTDANIIVTAVDRQQNGAAGLTNTKTDATTGYLLHADVQLNAGYLLNANYGYSPQRIVNTAEHELGHAIGLQHTNATSVMQPAGSFYPIQSTDVEAVKRLYQKRPHPADQQTVQHETSR, translated from the coding sequence ATGAAGATTATTAAACGGCACCACTTCTTGCTAAGCCTGTTCTATTGCGGGCTTTTTATCTGGCTAATTGCTCTTTACCAAGGCAGCCCTGCCTTCCAGCAAACCGTCAACTCAGTAGTTGGCCGTGCTCAGTTATTCACACAGCAACAGGTTAACCATTTGCTCGGTAAAAAGGTTGCCGTGAAACAGCAAAATAGTAGCCAGGCCGAGAGCAAGGGCACAGTTACCGACGGGCGCTGGCCGGAAAATAGCACCACCATCTACATTGACCTCAGCAACCCGACCCTGCGCGCCGCCACCACCAAGGCCATTGACCAGTGGAATCAGACCGGAGCCTTCACCTTTCGGCGGGTACAAAGCAAAACGGATGCCAACATTATAGTTACCGCCGTCGACAGGCAGCAAAACGGGGCAGCCGGTCTGACCAACACCAAAACCGACGCGACCACTGGCTACCTGCTGCATGCCGATGTCCAGCTAAACGCCGGCTACCTGCTTAATGCCAACTACGGCTACTCCCCGCAACGGATTGTCAACACGGCCGAGCACGAACTGGGTCACGCGATCGGCCTCCAGCATACCAACGCGACCTCGGTTATGCAACCAGCGGGTTCCTTCTACCCGATCCAGTCCACGGACGTTGAAGCGGTGAAACGTCTCTATCAAAAGCGTCCCCACCCCGCAGACCAGCAAACTGTCCAGCACGAAACTAGTCGGTAA
- a CDS encoding DUF7679 family protein, translating into MATVFTVQVKLSWGEERQYLLANDVEPGLAHRYATRENWQEVMIKALINVPVAPYLPDNSVQPPIATAEVVAVAAYDDGDEAVQGLQRTRSQFIMAAIWEKQSTTVNYNFLRHDYDQQSQEQIKADVDFWQNGRRHPAVTARTRELIQKQEERFHKQEN; encoded by the coding sequence ATGGCAACCGTATTTACAGTGCAGGTGAAGTTAAGCTGGGGTGAGGAGCGGCAGTATCTACTGGCAAACGATGTTGAGCCTGGACTGGCACACCGTTACGCGACCCGGGAAAACTGGCAGGAAGTAATGATTAAAGCGCTGATCAACGTTCCGGTAGCGCCCTACCTGCCAGATAATAGTGTGCAGCCGCCGATTGCGACGGCGGAAGTGGTGGCGGTAGCTGCCTATGATGACGGGGACGAAGCGGTTCAGGGGCTACAGCGGACCAGGAGTCAGTTTATTATGGCCGCGATTTGGGAAAAGCAGAGTACGACGGTTAACTATAACTTCCTCCGCCATGATTATGACCAGCAGAGTCAGGAGCAGATTAAGGCCGACGTGGACTTCTGGCAAAATGGCCGCCGGCACCCCGCGGTTACCGCGCGAACCCGCGAGCTGATCCAAAAACAGGAAGAACGGTTTCACAAGCAGGAAAATTGA
- a CDS encoding nitroreductase family protein, whose product MKSEFNQLAAQRRSIYALGKNVTATPEEIYELVTTAVRNSPSAFNSQTVRAVVLFNQASDQVWDIVEETLAKIVTDPAAFEKTKQKIASFRAGIGTVLYLTDTSSVHKLEEQFPAYAANFAPWAEQAIGGSQQAVWTALAEQGIGASLQHYNPLIDDAIHHAFDLPAEWQLRAEMPFGSIEAPAGNKDYLDEQQVFKLIK is encoded by the coding sequence ATGAAATCAGAATTCAATCAACTGGCTGCCCAGCGGCGGTCAATTTATGCTTTAGGAAAGAACGTCACAGCGACACCTGAGGAAATCTACGAACTGGTAACTACGGCAGTCCGCAATTCCCCAAGCGCCTTCAATAGCCAGACCGTGCGCGCCGTAGTCTTATTTAACCAGGCGAGTGATCAGGTTTGGGATATCGTCGAGGAAACATTAGCAAAAATCGTCACTGACCCAGCGGCTTTTGAAAAGACCAAGCAAAAAATTGCCAGCTTCCGGGCTGGTATTGGTACCGTCCTCTACCTAACAGACACCAGCAGCGTGCACAAACTTGAAGAGCAGTTTCCCGCCTACGCTGCCAACTTTGCTCCATGGGCAGAACAGGCAATTGGCGGGAGCCAGCAGGCGGTGTGGACAGCACTTGCTGAGCAGGGAATCGGCGCTAGTTTGCAGCACTACAACCCCCTGATTGACGACGCAATTCACCACGCCTTTGACCTCCCTGCCGAGTGGCAGCTTAGAGCGGAAATGCCGTTCGGATCAATCGAAGCCCCCGCTGGTAATAAAGATTATTTAGATGAACAACAGGTATTCAAGCTCATTAAATAG
- a CDS encoding NAD(P)-dependent oxidoreductase, with product MKIGFIGTGVMGTGVINNLLRHGNEVTVYNRTKEHAAAVLANGASWAETPAAATVGNEIVFTMVGFPTDVEQVYYGPNGILAAATKDQILVDMTTSSPSLAKKLAQAADQVVDAPVSGGDVGAQKGTLTVMLGGQQAVVEKIMPVLEQFSSSQHYFGPAGSGQHAKMANQIMIAGTMTGMTEMLVYAQRAGLDLAEVVRTVGGGAGANWSLSNYAPRILRDDYTPGFFAKHFLKDLRIALAEAERLQIQLPATAEAKRLYELLVDQDGLGDDGTQALVKLWWH from the coding sequence ATGAAAATCGGCTTTATCGGAACCGGCGTCATGGGGACCGGCGTAATCAATAATCTTTTGCGCCATGGCAATGAGGTCACGGTTTATAACCGGACGAAGGAACATGCCGCAGCGGTATTAGCAAACGGTGCAAGCTGGGCGGAGACTCCAGCAGCAGCTACCGTTGGCAACGAGATCGTTTTCACGATGGTGGGCTTCCCAACCGACGTGGAACAAGTTTATTACGGACCCAATGGTATTCTAGCGGCGGCAACGAAGGATCAAATCCTAGTGGACATGACGACCAGCAGTCCGAGTTTGGCGAAAAAGCTGGCTCAGGCAGCAGACCAGGTGGTTGACGCACCGGTGTCTGGTGGGGATGTAGGCGCGCAAAAGGGCACCCTAACGGTGATGCTCGGTGGCCAGCAGGCGGTAGTGGAAAAGATTATGCCGGTGCTGGAGCAATTTAGCAGTTCACAGCATTATTTCGGTCCCGCCGGCAGCGGTCAGCACGCCAAAATGGCCAACCAGATTATGATTGCCGGAACGATGACTGGGATGACTGAAATGCTAGTGTACGCTCAACGGGCAGGGCTGGATTTGGCGGAAGTCGTTCGGACGGTCGGCGGCGGAGCAGGGGCTAATTGGAGCCTTAGCAACTACGCTCCCCGGATTTTGCGGGATGATTATACGCCGGGATTCTTTGCAAAGCACTTTTTAAAGGACCTGCGAATTGCCCTTGCTGAGGCGGAACGGTTGCAGATACAGTTGCCGGCGACTGCTGAAGCAAAGCGGTTGTATGAACTGCTGGTGGACCAAGATGGCCTAGGGGATGATGGTACCCAGGCCCTCGTAAAACTGTGGTGGCATTAG
- a CDS encoding EamA family transporter, translating into MKNKKALGIAMVITACTFWGISGLFAKGLFNVSSSITSLWVTQSRMTAAGILLVLFSLIKGDHPFRIFKSPHDTWVIFAYGIFGLVPVQFAYFMVVQYGNASIATILQFVGPFFIIAYQAAFRHIPPRRIEIICAIIAFIGVFTIATHGRFNELAVTPAILIWGLISAIGVATNTLIPQKMLHEGRVPSLVITAWGLLFSGIVLLAIHPAQPRVPNLPVVWFCWLGVLIIGTLIPFQLANNALKYIDATTFSLMDAFEPLSATIGSVLIFHLNMTGADIIGSILVIIAVLALNVRIPNHVPGNKS; encoded by the coding sequence ATGAAAAATAAAAAAGCTCTAGGAATTGCTATGGTGATTACGGCCTGCACCTTCTGGGGGATTTCGGGCCTGTTTGCCAAGGGACTCTTCAACGTCAGTTCTTCCATTACTTCCCTCTGGGTGACCCAGAGCAGGATGACCGCGGCCGGAATCCTGCTGGTCCTCTTTAGTTTAATCAAGGGCGACCACCCCTTTCGGATTTTCAAAAGTCCCCATGATACTTGGGTGATTTTCGCCTACGGAATTTTTGGCCTGGTTCCAGTCCAGTTCGCCTACTTCATGGTTGTCCAGTACGGGAACGCCTCTATCGCAACCATTCTCCAGTTTGTCGGTCCCTTCTTCATCATCGCCTACCAGGCAGCCTTTCGCCATATTCCACCACGACGGATTGAAATCATTTGCGCGATCATTGCCTTCATCGGGGTCTTCACAATTGCTACGCACGGCCGCTTTAACGAGCTAGCCGTGACCCCGGCAATCCTAATTTGGGGGCTGATTTCCGCCATTGGGGTCGCCACCAACACCCTGATTCCGCAAAAGATGCTTCATGAAGGCCGGGTTCCTTCCCTGGTCATTACCGCCTGGGGCTTGCTGTTCTCCGGCATCGTCCTCCTGGCTATCCACCCTGCTCAGCCCCGCGTTCCCAACCTGCCAGTCGTCTGGTTCTGCTGGCTCGGTGTGCTGATTATCGGTACCCTGATTCCATTCCAGCTCGCTAACAACGCCTTAAAATACATCGACGCGACGACCTTTAGTTTGATGGACGCCTTTGAACCATTATCCGCTACGATTGGCTCTGTCCTAATTTTCCACCTCAATATGACTGGAGCAGACATCATCGGCTCGATTTTGGTCATCATTGCCGTTCTGGCGCTAAACGTCCGGATTCCCAACCATGTCCCGGGAAATAAAAGTTAA